The DNA sequence CAAAACTCGCAAGAATAATTTTTTTCAATTCGTGTACCCCGCGTAATACACGGGCTTGCACCCTGGCTGACGAACGGTCAGCCAGAACTTATTGCTTATCGCGCCTTGACCTCTCGGATTCCGAACTATCCTTAAGCCGAGGCCATCCAAAAAAGGGGAGAGCCGGTACACCGGCGTGCGGGTCATCGGTAGCGACTTTACAGGTGTTCTGGGGGGTATACAGCATCCGGTTTTCCGGTTGCATGCCAGCATCAACTGACTGATCCGACGTCGGCTCCACGTATCGAGCGAGGTGACGTCATGAGTATTTTTAGCCACTTCCAACAACGTTTCGAATCCACACGCCAGGAAGAACTCTCGCTTCAGGAGTATCTTGAGCTCTGCAAAAAGGATCGCAGTGCTTACGCTTCGGCAGCCGAACGTCTTCTATTGGCAATTGGAGAACCAGAACTGCTCGATACCTCGAGCAATTCCCGACTGTCACGGATTTTCTCGAACAAGGTGATCCGTCGCTATCCAGCCTTTGAAGACTTCCATGGCATGGAGGAGTGCATCGATCAGATCGTCTCCTACTTCCGCCATGCTGCCCAGGGTCTGGAGGAGAAGAAGCAGATTCTCTACCTGCTGGGCCCGGTCGGCGGCGGTAAATCCTCCCTGGCCGAAAAACTCAAGCAGCTGATCGAGAAGGTGCCCTTCTACGCCATCAAGGGCTCACCGGTCTTCGAATCACCATTGGGCCTGTTCAACGCCACGGAAGATGGCGCCATTCTCGAAGAAGACTTCGGCATTCCGCGGCGCTATCTCAATACCATCATGTCGCCTTGGGCCACCAAGCGTCTGGCTGAATTCGGCGGCGACATCAGTCAGTTCCGCGTGGTCAAGCTCTACCCGTCGATCCTGAACCAGATCGCCGTGGCCAAGACCGAACCGGGTGATGAGAACAACCAGGACATTTCCGCACTGGTGGGCAAGGTCGATATCCGCAAACTCGAAGAGTTTCCGCAGAACGACGCCGATGCCTACAGCTACTCCGGCGCCCTCTGCCGTTCCAACCAGGGCCTGATGGAGTTCGTGGAGATGTTCAAGGCGCCGATCAAGGTGCTGCACCCACTGCTCACGGCAACCCAGGAAGGCAACTACAACAGTACCGAAGGGCTGGGCGCGATCCCGTTCTCGGGGATTTTGTTGGCTCACTCCAACGAATCGGAATGGCACAGCTTCCGCAACAACAAGAACAACGAGGCCTTCATCGACCGGATCTACATCGTCAAGGTGCCGTACTGCCTGCGCGTAACCGACGAAGTGAAGATCTACGACAAGCTGCTGTTCAACAGCTCCCTGTCCAAGGCGCATTGCGCACCCGACACACTGAAGATGCTCGCCCAGTTCACCGTGCTCTCGCGCCTCAAGGAGCCGGAGAACTCGAACATCTACTCGAAGATGCGCGTGTACGACGGCGAAAACCTCAAGGACACCGATCCGAAGGCCAAGTCGATCCAGGAATACCGCGACGCGGCGGGGGTCGACGAGGGCATGAACGGTCTCTCCACCCGGTTTGCCTTCAAGATCCTGTCGAAAGTCTTCAACTTCGACCCGCATGAAATCGCCGCCAACCCGGTACACCTGCTGTACGTACTGGAACAACAGATCGAGCAGGAACAATTCCAGGCCGAAGTGCGTGAACGCTACCTGCGCTACCTGAAAGAGTACCTGGCACCGCGTTACATCGAATTCATCGGCAAGGAAATACAGACCGCTTACCTGGAGTCCTACAGCGAATACGGGCAAAACATCTTCGACCGTTATGTGCTGTACGCGGACTTCTGGATTCAGGATCAGGAATACCGTGATCCGGAAACCGGCGAGATCCTCAACCGGGTCGCGCTCAACGAAGAGCTGGAAAAAATCGAAAAACCGGCAGGCATCAGCAACCCGAAAGATTTCCGCAACGAAATCGTCAACTTCGTCTTGCGTGCACGAGCCAACAATAACGGCAAGAATCCGACCTGGCTCAGCTACGAGAAACTGCGCGTAGTGATCGAGAAGAAGATGTTCTCCAACACGGAGGATCTGCTGCCTGTTATCAGCTTCAACGCCAAGGCCAGCAAAGAGGACCAACAAAAACACAACGACTTCGTCACACGGATGGTGGAGCGCGGTTACACAGACAAGCAAGTCCGGTTGCTCTCGGAATGGTACCTGCGGGTTAGAAAATCCCAATAATCCGCGACCGGAAGCACCGGTTGTCGTTAGCCCAGAGCCTGTGTCGGCATTTTCTGTTACACAGGTTTTAAGAAGGTGTTGTAGAAACCGGCGGCGAGCTGACACGCAAACCTGGTTCAGGGCATCCTTGTCTGGATGCCCCGCAATCATCTTGCTCAGCCTCAGCCCGTTCGACCCGTTTCAAGACAGCTTCTAAGGAGCAGTCATGAGCTATGTGATCGACCGACGTCTCAATGGCAAGAACAAGAGCACGGTAAACCGCCAACGCTTTCTGCGGCGCTACCGTGATCACATCAAGAAAGCTGTTGAAGAAGCAGTAAGCCGCCGTTCCATTACCGATATGGAACATGGCGAACAGATCAGCATT is a window from the Pseudomonas sp. LS1212 genome containing:
- a CDS encoding PrkA family serine protein kinase, coding for MSIFSHFQQRFESTRQEELSLQEYLELCKKDRSAYASAAERLLLAIGEPELLDTSSNSRLSRIFSNKVIRRYPAFEDFHGMEECIDQIVSYFRHAAQGLEEKKQILYLLGPVGGGKSSLAEKLKQLIEKVPFYAIKGSPVFESPLGLFNATEDGAILEEDFGIPRRYLNTIMSPWATKRLAEFGGDISQFRVVKLYPSILNQIAVAKTEPGDENNQDISALVGKVDIRKLEEFPQNDADAYSYSGALCRSNQGLMEFVEMFKAPIKVLHPLLTATQEGNYNSTEGLGAIPFSGILLAHSNESEWHSFRNNKNNEAFIDRIYIVKVPYCLRVTDEVKIYDKLLFNSSLSKAHCAPDTLKMLAQFTVLSRLKEPENSNIYSKMRVYDGENLKDTDPKAKSIQEYRDAAGVDEGMNGLSTRFAFKILSKVFNFDPHEIAANPVHLLYVLEQQIEQEQFQAEVRERYLRYLKEYLAPRYIEFIGKEIQTAYLESYSEYGQNIFDRYVLYADFWIQDQEYRDPETGEILNRVALNEELEKIEKPAGISNPKDFRNEIVNFVLRARANNNGKNPTWLSYEKLRVVIEKKMFSNTEDLLPVISFNAKASKEDQQKHNDFVTRMVERGYTDKQVRLLSEWYLRVRKSQ